A genomic segment from Glycine soja cultivar W05 chromosome 20, ASM419377v2, whole genome shotgun sequence encodes:
- the LOC114402433 gene encoding probable histone H2B.3: MAKGEKKPAEKKPAEKAPAEKTKAEKKIPKEPASGEKKKKKRNKKSVETYKIYIFKVLKQVHPDIGISSKAMGIMNSFINDIFEKLAQESSRLARYNKKPTITSREIQTAVRLVLPGELAKHAVSEGTKAVTKFTS, encoded by the coding sequence ATGGCCAAGGGAGAGAAGAAACCGGCGGAGAAGAAGCCCGCGGAGAAGGCTCCGGCGGAGAAAACAAAAGCCGAGAAGAAGATCCCAAAGGAACCCGCCTCGggcgagaagaagaagaagaagagaaacaaGAAGAGCGTGGAGACGTACAAGATCTACATATTCAAGGTGCTGAAGCAAGTGCACCCTGACATCGGGATCTCCAGCAAAGCCATGGGGATCATGAACAGCTTCATCAACGACATCTTCGAGAAGCTCGCTCAGGAATCTTCCAGGCTCGCGCGCTACAACAAGAAGCCTACCATCACCTCTCGCGAGATCCAGACCGCCGTTCGTCTTGTTCTCCCCGGCGAGCTCGCCAAGCACGCTGTCTCCGAAGGCACCAAGGCTGTCACAAAGTTCACTAGCTAA